The DNA region TGAAAATTTTGGAAAAACAGACTTCAAGTACTCCGTTGTTTTTATAACTGCCTCTGGGTTATAAGAGGGTAAACTACATCCAGGCATGAAGCCATATCGTTTGTTCTTGTCTATTGTAATTGCCATAATTATTTACCTCCGCGCTTCTTGGTTGAGAAGAATTTCGAGAAACCAAGTATTTGATGTATCTTAATTGCTTTGTGACCCGGTATTGGAGATTCTCCGCCGTTGGCTGCAACGTAGTCTTTTCTAGCACCTACGAAAATCTTCTTCATCGGCAACTCATGAGGACATACAATGGTACAGTTATCACATCCATTACAGGAATAGGCCATAAGAACATTCATTTCTCCCCCTTGAGCCAAGGGCAACATAATCTCTTTTGGACACTCACCAAAATCATTCATCATAATACATTCTTTCATACAAAGCTTACATTCACAAGACAAACATCTTGAAGACTCTTTTAAAGCTTGCTCTTCTGTAAAACCTAAGTCTGCTTGCTCAAAATCTCTTATACGTTCACGGATAGGACGCATATTCGTATGAAGTCGCTGAAGATTCTCTGTACCTTTTGGTAAAGGTATTTCCAGATTGGTATCATAAACTTCTTCCAGCCTAAGATCTCTGTTTGCTAAAAGATCAACACCTTGTAAGCTTCTGTCAATACTAATGGCCGCTTTTCTACCAAGTGCCATCGCTTCAACAACAATGTTGCTACCACAAGCATCACCGGCTACAAAGATGTTTTCAACGCTTGTTGCTAACGTTGCTTTATCCACAACAAATCGGCCGCCACGTGTTTGTTCCAGCATACCACCACTTACATCTTCAACCAATTGACCAGCTGCCATAACAACTGTGTCTACTTCTATGGTTCGCTCCTCATTATGGTAAGTAGGTGCAAAGTTACCGGCTTCATCAAAGATGGTGTTAACACGTTTCATTTTTATGCCTGTTACTTTGTTGTCCTTGGACATTATTTCAACAGGGCCCCATCCAGCATTAAAAAGAATGCCTTCTTTTAGGGATTCATGTATCTCTTCTTCAGATGCAGGAAGGTTGTCAAAATCCTCTAAAGAACATTGATACACTTCTTCAGCGCCAATTCTAAGAGATGATCTGGCGCAATCCATGGCAACGTCACCACCACCAATTACCATAATGCGTTTGCCTGCGCCTGTAAAAGCTTGGGTCAAACTGATTTCCATAAGATACTCAGTAGCAGGGAAAACACCCTCTGACTTATGGCCAGGCATAGGAATGACATTACCTTTATGGGCACCATGAGCCAATAAAACAGCATCGTAATCATTTTTCAGTTGCTCAAATGAGATATCTTTTCCAATCTCGACACCCATTTCAAACTTGACACCTAATTTATCCAAATAGGTGTACTCATAATCAATAATATCTCTAGGTAAACGATAAGCCGGTATGCCCACACGCATCATACCACCTAATACTTCCAGTTTATCATAGATCGTAACATCGTAACCTAATTTGCTTAAATTAATCGCGGCTTGTGCCCCAGCGGGACCTGCACCGATTATAGCAACACTTTTCCCGTTAGCTGCTTCTTTGGTCAAATCCCATAGCTTTTCATCATCTGCTTGCTCCGCTGCAAATCTTTTTAG from Petrocella atlantisensis includes:
- a CDS encoding FAD-dependent oxidoreductase — encoded protein: MNKVKFNESILKDAEKIVDECMGEASAFCQSRCPMHTDVKKYVNLIGEKKYDEAVKVIREQLFLPNTLGRICAHPCEMDCRRSVEYNQPLSIAALKRFAAEQADDEKLWDLTKEAANGKSVAIIGAGPAGAQAAINLSKLGYDVTIYDKLEVLGGMMRVGIPAYRLPRDIIDYEYTYLDKLGVKFEMGVEIGKDISFEQLKNDYDAVLLAHGAHKGNVIPMPGHKSEGVFPATEYLMEISLTQAFTGAGKRIMVIGGGDVAMDCARSSLRIGAEEVYQCSLEDFDNLPASEEEIHESLKEGILFNAGWGPVEIMSKDNKVTGIKMKRVNTIFDEAGNFAPTYHNEERTIEVDTVVMAAGQLVEDVSGGMLEQTRGGRFVVDKATLATSVENIFVAGDACGSNIVVEAMALGRKAAISIDRSLQGVDLLANRDLRLEEVYDTNLEIPLPKGTENLQRLHTNMRPIRERIRDFEQADLGFTEEQALKESSRCLSCECKLCMKECIMMNDFGECPKEIMLPLAQGGEMNVLMAYSCNGCDNCTIVCPHELPMKKIFVGARKDYVAANGGESPIPGHKAIKIHQILGFSKFFSTKKRGGK